The following are encoded in a window of Pedobacter cryoconitis genomic DNA:
- the purD gene encoding phosphoribosylamine--glycine ligase, whose translation MNILLLGSGGRESAFAWKMSQSEQCSKLFIAPGNGGTAAYGKNVNLNPNDFAAIKTFVLTEKIELVVVGPEEPLVNGIHDFFLADDKLAGIPVIGPKKEGAILEGSKDFSKEFMARHNIPHPGSKSFTKDTLAAGLAYLETHSLPVVLKADGLAAGKGVLICETVADAQAELTLMLSEGKFGNAGAIVVIEEFLTGIELSVFVLTDGDNYVILPEAKDYKRIGQGDTGLNTGGMGSVSPVPFADEKFLKEVENSIIIPTINGLKKDKIDYTGFIFFGLFKVGDKPMIIEYNCRMGDPETQSVIPRIENDLVELFIAASKKQLKDVQLKISPKSAATVVIVAGGYPGDYEKGKAITGIDNIRKSLAFHAGTIAEGGVIKSNGGRVLAVTSLQDNMFEALQSATADAARIYFDGKYFREDIGFDLM comes from the coding sequence ATGAATATCTTATTATTAGGTTCTGGTGGAAGAGAAAGCGCTTTCGCCTGGAAGATGAGCCAATCTGAGCAATGCTCCAAACTATTTATCGCACCAGGTAATGGTGGAACAGCAGCATATGGTAAAAATGTAAATCTGAATCCGAATGATTTTGCAGCAATCAAAACATTTGTATTAACAGAGAAGATTGAGCTTGTTGTTGTAGGCCCTGAAGAACCTCTGGTAAATGGTATTCATGATTTTTTCCTGGCGGATGATAAACTTGCAGGCATCCCGGTTATCGGCCCTAAAAAAGAAGGTGCTATACTGGAAGGCAGCAAGGATTTTTCCAAAGAATTTATGGCACGCCATAACATCCCTCACCCGGGCTCTAAATCGTTCACCAAAGATACTTTGGCAGCAGGATTAGCTTACCTGGAAACCCACAGCTTACCAGTTGTTTTAAAAGCAGATGGTTTAGCAGCAGGAAAAGGGGTTTTGATTTGTGAAACCGTAGCAGACGCGCAGGCTGAGCTGACCTTGATGTTAAGTGAAGGCAAGTTTGGAAATGCAGGTGCAATCGTAGTGATCGAAGAGTTCTTAACAGGAATTGAATTATCAGTATTTGTATTGACTGACGGTGATAATTATGTGATTTTACCAGAAGCGAAAGATTACAAACGTATTGGTCAGGGTGATACCGGGTTAAATACAGGTGGTATGGGTTCTGTTTCTCCGGTTCCTTTTGCAGATGAAAAATTCTTAAAGGAAGTTGAAAACAGCATTATCATTCCTACTATTAATGGATTAAAGAAAGATAAAATAGATTATACAGGTTTCATTTTCTTCGGACTGTTCAAAGTTGGTGATAAACCAATGATCATTGAATACAACTGTAGAATGGGTGATCCAGAGACTCAAAGCGTTATACCAAGAATCGAGAATGACCTGGTAGAACTTTTCATTGCAGCTTCGAAAAAGCAGTTAAAAGATGTTCAATTGAAGATCAGCCCGAAAAGTGCAGCTACAGTGGTAATTGTAGCAGGTGGTTACCCTGGCGACTATGAAAAAGGTAAAGCGATAACCGGAATTGATAACATCCGCAAATCATTAGCTTTCCATGCAGGAACAATTGCAGAGGGTGGTGTGATTAAAAGTAACGGCGGACGCGTTTTAGCGGTAACAAGTTTACAGGATAACATGTTTGAGGCGTTACAATCAGCAACGGCAGATGCAGCAAGGATATACTTTGACGGGAAATATTTCAGAGAAGATATAGGTTTTGATTTGATGTAA